The following proteins are encoded in a genomic region of Bombus pyrosoma isolate SC7728 linkage group LG1, ASM1482585v1, whole genome shotgun sequence:
- the LOC122567170 gene encoding proteasome subunit alpha type-1, translating to MFRNQYDSDVTVWSPQGRLHQVEYAMEAVKLGSATVGLKNKTHAVLIALKRASSELSAHQKKIFPIDKHMGISISGLTADARMLSRYMRTECLNYKYSHDDLLPVSRLLASLGNKLQTCTQRYDRRPYGVGLLIAGYDDQGPHIYQTCPSSNYFDCKAMAIGARSQSARTYLEKHLNELLSCDLDELIKHGLRALRDTLPNEVDLSVKNVSIAVVGKGTDFKIYDEDAISVYLSQIEDDKRSKPTEPDVEQDSKPPQPPPSDEGPQDPQVTVAMDTD from the exons atg ttCCGGAATCAATACGACAGTGATGTCACAGTTTGGAGTCCACAAGGACGTTTACATCAAGTAGAATATGCAATGGAAGCTGTGAAATTAGGATCAGCTACTGTAGgacttaaaaataaaactcatGCAGTCCTTATTGCTCTGAAAAGAGCTTCTTCTGAGTTATCTGCTCAtcagaaaaagatatttcccATAGATAAACATATGGGAATTTCTATCTCAGGTTTAACAGCTGATGCTAGGATGTTGAG tCGATATATGCGAACcgaatgtttaaattataaatattctcatGATGATTTATTACCTGTAAGTCGGTTACTTGCATCCCTgggaaataaattgcaaacaTGTACTCAAAGATATGATAGAAGACCATATGGAGTAGGTTTACTTATTGCTGGGTATGAT gATCAAGGACCACATATTTATCAAACATGTCCATCATCAAATTACTTTGATTGTAAAGCAATGGCTATTGGTGCACGTTCTCAGAGTGCTCGTACATACTTAGAAAAACATCTTAATGAACTTTTATCATGTGATCTTGATGAACTAATAAAACACGGTCTTCGTGCGTTAAGAGATACATTGCCAAATGAAGTTGATTTATCAGTAAAG aatgTCTCTATCGCAGTAGTGGGAAAAGGTacagattttaaaatatatgatgAAGATGCAATTTCTGTCTATTTATCTCAAATTGAAGATGACAAACGTAGTAAACCTACTGAACCAGATGTAGAACAAGATTCTAAACCTCCACAACCTCCACCTTCTGATGAAGGTCCACAAGACCCACAAGTTACAGTTGCAATGGAcacagattaa
- the LOC122567228 gene encoding 60S ribosomal protein L21, producing MTNSKGYRRGTRDLFSRKFRKHGTIPLSTYMKVYKVGDIVDIKGNGAVQKGMPYKVYHGKTGRVFNVTPHALGVIVNKRVRGRIIAKRINVRIEHLTHSKCREDFLQRVKDNEKLKELAKEKNIKVKLKRQPAEPRPGHIVSGRENPISLAPIPYEFIA from the coding sequence ATGACAAATTCAAAGGGATATCGCAGAGGAACAAGGGATTTATTCTCCCGAAAGTTTCGCAAACATGGAACGATTCCATTGTCCACATATATGAAAGTGTACAAAGTGGGCGACATAGTTGATATCAAAGGCAATGGAGCTGTTCAAAAGGGAATGCCTTATAAAGTTTATCATGGGAAAACTGGACGTGTATTCAATGTTACTCCTCATGCTCTTGGTGTTATTGTCAATAAGAGAGTCCGTGGACGAATTATTGCCAAAAGAATTAATGTTCGTATTGAACATTTAACTCATTCTAAATGTAGAGAAGACTTTTTACAGCGTGTAAAGGATAATGAAAAACTTAAGGAATTAGCGAAGGAGAAGAACATAAAAGTAAAGCTAAAAAGACAGCCTGCTGAACCTAGGCCTGGACACATTGTATCAGGACGTGAAAATCCAATTTCACTTGCCCCTATTCCATATGAATTTATtgcttaa